In a genomic window of Streptococcus oralis subsp. tigurinus:
- a CDS encoding YqgQ family protein, with translation MEAMKTFYDVQQFLKQFGIIVYMGKRLYDIELMKLELSRIYDAGLMDKLDYLEAEAVLRREHKIELDYIEKNGEMN, from the coding sequence ATGGAAGCTATGAAAACATTCTATGATGTGCAGCAATTTCTCAAACAGTTTGGCATTATTGTTTACATGGGGAAGCGCTTGTATGATATTGAACTGATGAAGCTCGAACTCTCTCGGATCTATGATGCAGGTCTCATGGACAAGCTAGATTACTTAGAAGCGGAAGCTGTTCTCCGCAGGGAGCACAAGATAGAATTAGACTATATTGAGAAAAATGGAGAAATGAACTAA
- a CDS encoding rhodanese-like domain-containing protein, whose amino-acid sequence MVTWILWALILAMVAWMGYNYLRIRRAAKIVDNAEFEALIRKGQLIDVREPAEFHRKHILGARNIPSNQLKSSLAALRKDKPVLLYENQRGQRVTNAALYLKKQGFSEIYILSYGLDSWKGKVKTS is encoded by the coding sequence ATGGTTACTTGGATTTTGTGGGCACTTATACTGGCAATGGTGGCATGGATGGGCTATAACTACCTTCGTATTCGTCGTGCGGCTAAGATTGTGGACAATGCAGAATTTGAAGCCTTGATTCGGAAAGGGCAATTGATTGATGTCCGTGAACCAGCAGAATTTCACAGAAAACATATCCTCGGAGCTCGCAATATTCCTTCAAATCAGTTGAAGTCAAGCCTTGCAGCCCTTCGCAAGGATAAACCTGTCCTTCTCTACGAAAACCAACGTGGACAACGAGTGACCAATGCAGCACTTTATCTGAAAAAACAAGGTTTTTCTGAGATTTATATCCTTTCTTATGGATTGGATTCTTGGAAAGGGAAAGTGAAAACGAGCTAA
- a CDS encoding 16S rRNA pseudouridine(516) synthase, translating into MRLDRLLAQEMISRKAMKQALLKKEILVDDCPANSLAQNVDTGLQKLVFQGRQIQGYKHTYLMLHKPGRVVTASQDKDLPTVMDLLPPDIQSDQLYAVGRLDRDTTGLLLLTDNGPLGFQLLHPQYHVDKSYQVVVNGLLTPEHIQKFKDGIVFLDGTTCKPAKLDILSASPTESRASITISEGKFHQVKKMFLSVGVKVTALKRVQFGDFTLDLELVEGQFRPLNPEELEIIKNYLEKSG; encoded by the coding sequence ATGCGTTTAGATAGATTATTAGCCCAAGAAATGATCAGTCGCAAGGCTATGAAACAGGCACTCCTGAAAAAAGAAATCCTAGTAGATGATTGTCCAGCCAACTCCCTCGCTCAAAATGTCGATACTGGATTGCAGAAACTAGTTTTTCAAGGACGGCAGATTCAAGGATACAAGCACACCTACCTCATGCTTCATAAACCAGGTAGAGTGGTGACAGCCAGTCAGGATAAGGACCTACCAACCGTCATGGACCTCCTTCCACCTGACATCCAGTCTGACCAGCTCTATGCTGTCGGCAGATTAGACCGTGACACGACGGGACTGCTCCTTCTGACAGACAATGGACCTCTTGGTTTTCAGCTCCTTCATCCCCAGTACCATGTCGATAAATCCTATCAAGTGGTGGTCAACGGACTGCTCACACCAGAACATATCCAAAAATTCAAAGATGGGATTGTCTTTTTAGATGGGACTACTTGTAAACCTGCAAAACTAGACATTCTGTCCGCAAGCCCAACAGAGAGCCGTGCCTCCATCACCATCTCTGAGGGCAAATTTCATCAAGTCAAGAAGATGTTTCTATCAGTTGGTGTCAAGGTGACTGCCCTAAAACGCGTCCAATTCGGTGATTTTACATTAGACCTAGAACTAGTAGAAGGGCAATTCCGTCCCTTGAATCCAGAGGAATTGGAAATCATTAAAAACTACTTAGAGAAAAGTGGATAA
- the typA gene encoding translational GTPase TypA, which translates to MTKLREDIRNIAIIAHVDHGKTTLVDELLKQSETLDARTELAERAMDSNDIEKERGITILAKNTAVAYNGTRINIMDTPGHADFGGEVERIMKMVDGVVLVVDAYEGTMPQTRFVLKKALEQDLVPIVVVNKIDKPSARPAEVVDEVLELFIELGADDDQLDFPVVYASAINGTSSLSDDPADQEKTMAPIFDTIIDHIPAPVDNSDEPLQFQVSLLDYNDFVGRIGIGRVFRGSVKVGDQVTLSKLDGTTKNFRVTKLFGFFGLERREIQEAKAGDLIAVSGMEDIFVGETITPTDAVEPLPILHIDEPTLQMTFLVNNSPFAGREGKWVTSRKVEERLQAELQTDVSLRVDPTDSPDKWTVSGRGELHLSILIETMRREGYELQVSRPEVIVKEIDGVKCEPFERVQIDTPEEYQGSVIQSLSERKGEMLDMVATGNGQTRLVFLVPARGLIGYSTEFLSMTRGYGIMNHTFDQYLPVIPGEIGGRHRGALVSIDAGKATTYSIMSIEERGTIFVNPGTEVYEGMIIGENSRENDLTVNITKAKQMTNVRSATKDQTAVIKTPRILTLEESLEFLNDDEYMEVTPESIRLRKQILNKAEREKANKKKKSAE; encoded by the coding sequence ATGACAAAATTAAGAGAAGATATCCGTAACATTGCGATTATCGCCCACGTTGACCACGGTAAAACAACCCTCGTTGACGAATTATTGAAACAATCTGAAACTCTTGATGCACGTACTGAATTGGCAGAGCGTGCTATGGACTCAAACGATATCGAAAAAGAGCGTGGAATTACCATCCTTGCTAAGAATACAGCCGTTGCTTACAATGGAACTCGTATCAACATCATGGACACACCAGGACACGCGGACTTCGGTGGAGAAGTTGAGCGTATCATGAAAATGGTTGACGGTGTTGTATTGGTCGTAGATGCCTACGAAGGAACCATGCCACAAACTCGTTTCGTATTGAAAAAAGCCTTGGAACAAGATCTTGTTCCAATCGTGGTTGTAAATAAAATCGACAAACCATCAGCTCGCCCAGCAGAAGTAGTAGACGAAGTGTTGGAACTCTTCATTGAGCTTGGTGCAGATGATGACCAGCTTGATTTCCCAGTTGTTTATGCTTCAGCGATAAACGGAACATCTTCATTGTCAGATGATCCAGCTGATCAAGAAAAAACAATGGCACCAATCTTTGATACCATTATCGATCATATCCCAGCTCCAGTAGACAACTCAGATGAGCCTTTGCAGTTCCAAGTGTCACTTTTGGACTACAATGACTTCGTAGGTCGTATTGGTATCGGACGTGTCTTCCGTGGTAGTGTGAAGGTTGGGGACCAAGTTACCCTTTCTAAACTAGACGGCACAACGAAAAACTTCCGTGTTACAAAACTTTTTGGTTTCTTTGGTTTGGAGCGTCGTGAAATCCAAGAAGCAAAAGCAGGTGACTTGATTGCCGTATCCGGTATGGAAGATATCTTTGTTGGTGAAACCATTACTCCAACAGATGCCGTTGAACCTCTTCCAATCCTACACATTGATGAGCCAACGCTTCAAATGACCTTCTTGGTAAACAATTCACCATTTGCAGGTCGTGAAGGAAAATGGGTAACCTCTCGTAAGGTGGAAGAACGCTTGCAAGCAGAACTGCAAACAGACGTATCCCTTCGTGTTGACCCAACGGACTCACCAGATAAATGGACTGTTTCAGGACGTGGAGAGTTGCACTTGTCAATCCTTATCGAAACCATGCGTCGTGAGGGGTATGAACTTCAAGTATCTCGTCCAGAAGTTATCGTAAAAGAGATTGATGGCGTTAAGTGCGAACCATTTGAACGTGTCCAAATCGACACACCAGAAGAATACCAAGGTTCTGTCATCCAAAGCCTTTCAGAACGTAAAGGTGAAATGCTAGATATGGTGGCTACAGGAAATGGACAGACTCGTTTGGTCTTCTTGGTTCCTGCCCGTGGTTTGATTGGTTACTCTACTGAGTTCTTATCTATGACTCGCGGTTATGGAATTATGAACCATACCTTTGATCAATACCTGCCAGTGATTCCTGGTGAAATTGGTGGTCGCCATCGTGGTGCCCTTGTATCAATTGATGCTGGTAAGGCTACAACATACTCTATCATGTCTATTGAAGAACGCGGAACGATCTTTGTCAACCCAGGTACTGAGGTTTATGAAGGAATGATCATTGGTGAAAACTCTCGTGAAAACGACTTGACAGTTAACATCACTAAGGCGAAACAAATGACCAACGTCCGTTCAGCTACCAAGGACCAAACAGCTGTTATCAAGACACCTCGTATCTTGACCCTGGAAGAATCTTTGGAATTCTTGAATGATGATGAATACATGGAAGTAACACCAGAGTCCATCCGTCTGCGTAAGCAAATCCTCAACAAGGCAGAGCGTGAGAAAGCCAACAAAAAGAAAAAATCAGCTGAGTAA
- a CDS encoding DUF3165 family protein, which translates to MVYLIIGILLLLLYVFATPQSIKGTVNIVILVFVVVALLILLMLSILQIFQLPTEFFVTIAMLALAYFSLRDITLMPVKKGKRR; encoded by the coding sequence ATGGTCTATTTAATCATAGGGATACTCTTATTACTACTCTATGTATTTGCGACACCCCAAAGTATCAAAGGAACAGTCAACATCGTTATCTTGGTCTTTGTAGTTGTTGCACTCTTGATTTTGCTGATGTTGTCCATCTTGCAAATCTTCCAATTACCGACAGAATTCTTTGTCACAATCGCCATGCTTGCCCTTGCCTACTTTAGCTTGAGAGATATTACACTCATGCCTGTAAAAAAGGGTAAAAGAAGATAA
- a CDS encoding bacteriocin-associated integral membrane family protein, with protein sequence MKKLFILLSTFFLSFFLAWIIVLRAPQYLYASYDSVSLLRVKKDTQEPTREVFEQELEKFVNSEQSLIARRIVEPSKDGTTHFTYATYGKGTLPKEFQEASQESRERSDPLNSYLILSGSLTKEKLADKLGDLGYKAIPDRKTPPYTLAFRMLLIPLILISLAIFGLSFFALVIITRIKEMRAAGIKLFSGQTLLSIMGHSLSTDIKWLLLSALLSFLGGGVVLFSQGLFYPILLATYGFGISFYLLFLLAISILLMLLYLMSLSYKALVPVIKGRLPLKRLMTLTLLCQLVAVFTVGYAVKTGLTSYQRLKELEISKQAWKDRADYYQISFGLGDRVKDTENQSKWYAFAKEAIEEEQALFVKDNLIHFANPQGKNEKGETLDTYSPDANVLYVSPSYLDKENVSVNNETRQKLAHLQKGEFGLLLPESLRSQEAELKKVFEESLNYYGKSSEDQDAPLEYEMRAIVSYLPTGEKRFVYNNGESPVSVQYLTDPILVVFTPTSTGDSFISKSVWSINAGNRLFIKGYESGLALLKEAGIYEQVSYLKEGRSVYLTRYNEVQTETATFILGAIVGIASSLLLFYSVNLLYFEQFRRDILIKRISGLRFFETHAQYMVSQFASFVFGASLFILRSRDWVIGLLTLLVFLVSAVLTLYRQAQKESRVSMTIMKGK encoded by the coding sequence ATGAAGAAACTATTCATATTATTATCAACTTTTTTTCTCAGCTTCTTCCTTGCTTGGATTATTGTCCTACGTGCGCCACAATATTTATATGCAAGCTATGATTCCGTTTCTTTGCTTCGTGTCAAAAAAGATACTCAGGAACCGACGCGTGAGGTATTTGAACAGGAATTGGAGAAGTTTGTAAACTCAGAACAGAGTTTAATAGCTAGAAGAATCGTAGAGCCGAGTAAGGATGGGACGACTCACTTTACTTATGCAACTTATGGTAAGGGAACATTACCAAAAGAATTCCAAGAAGCTAGCCAAGAAAGTCGTGAACGTAGTGATCCACTAAATAGTTATCTCATTTTATCAGGCTCCTTGACGAAAGAAAAGCTAGCCGATAAATTAGGAGATTTGGGTTATAAAGCAATTCCTGACCGAAAGACACCGCCCTATACTCTTGCTTTTAGAATGTTACTAATTCCCCTTATTTTAATTAGTTTAGCGATATTTGGCTTATCTTTCTTTGCTCTGGTGATTATTACTCGGATTAAGGAAATGAGAGCAGCAGGTATAAAACTCTTTTCTGGTCAGACTCTCTTATCCATCATGGGGCATTCTTTATCTACTGATATCAAATGGCTCCTTCTATCAGCCCTCCTTTCCTTCCTAGGTGGGGGAGTCGTTCTTTTTAGTCAAGGTTTGTTTTATCCTATCTTGTTAGCTACCTATGGTTTTGGGATTAGTTTCTATCTGTTGTTTTTATTGGCGATTTCAATTTTACTAATGCTTCTTTATCTAATGAGTTTGAGTTACAAAGCATTAGTTCCTGTTATTAAGGGAAGATTACCCCTTAAACGCTTGATGACTTTAACCCTATTGTGTCAGTTAGTAGCTGTTTTTACAGTAGGCTACGCTGTTAAGACAGGTTTGACGTCTTACCAACGATTGAAAGAACTTGAAATTTCAAAACAAGCATGGAAGGATAGAGCAGACTATTACCAGATTTCTTTTGGCTTAGGTGATAGAGTAAAAGATACAGAAAATCAGAGCAAGTGGTATGCCTTTGCCAAGGAAGCAATCGAAGAAGAACAGGCTCTATTTGTAAAAGATAATCTCATTCATTTTGCAAATCCTCAAGGAAAAAATGAAAAAGGGGAAACACTGGATACCTATAGTCCAGATGCTAATGTTCTCTATGTCAGTCCAAGTTATTTGGACAAGGAAAATGTGTCTGTCAATAATGAGACTAGACAGAAACTAGCTCATCTTCAAAAAGGGGAATTTGGACTCTTATTACCAGAATCTCTTCGTTCACAGGAAGCAGAACTTAAGAAAGTTTTTGAAGAAAGTTTGAACTACTACGGAAAATCAAGCGAGGACCAAGACGCTCCTTTAGAGTATGAAATGAGAGCGATTGTTAGCTATCTTCCAACAGGAGAAAAGCGGTTTGTTTATAATAACGGTGAAAGTCCAGTATCCGTCCAGTACTTAACCGATCCGATTTTAGTTGTGTTCACTCCTACATCTACAGGTGATAGTTTCATTTCAAAATCTGTTTGGTCTATTAATGCTGGAAATCGACTCTTTATCAAAGGATATGAGAGTGGACTAGCTCTCTTGAAGGAAGCTGGAATTTATGAGCAAGTATCCTATCTTAAAGAAGGAAGAAGTGTTTATCTAACTCGTTATAATGAAGTGCAAACTGAAACAGCAACTTTCATCTTAGGAGCTATTGTGGGGATAGCCAGTTCCTTGTTACTCTTTTATTCTGTCAATCTTCTATATTTCGAGCAATTCCGTCGAGATATCTTGATTAAACGAATTTCAGGTTTACGATTTTTTGAAACGCATGCTCAGTATATGGTTAGTCAATTTGCCAGTTTTGTATTTGGTGCTAGTCTCTTTATTTTACGCAGCAGAGACTGGGTAATTGGCTTGCTCACTTTATTAGTCTTTCTAGTTAGTGCAGTTCTGACGCTTTACCGTCAAGCGCAGAAAGAATCTCGTGTTTCTATGACAATTATGAAAGGAAAATAG
- a CDS encoding ABC transporter ATP-binding protein, protein MIELKNISKKFGSRQLFSDTNLHFEGGKIYALIGTSGCGKTTLLNMIGRLEPYDKGQIIYDGTSLKDIKPSVFFRDYLGYLFQDFGLIESQTVKENLNLGLVGKKLKEKEKISLMKQALNRVNLSYLDLKQPIFELSGGEAQRVALAKIILKDPPLILADEPTASLDPKNSEELLSILESLKNPNRTIIIATHNPLIWEQVDQVIRVTDLSHR, encoded by the coding sequence ATGATTGAACTAAAGAATATATCTAAAAAATTTGGAAGCCGTCAGCTATTTTCAGATACTAATCTTCATTTTGAAGGTGGGAAAATTTATGCCTTAATCGGTACAAGTGGCTGTGGTAAGACAACACTCTTGAATATGATTGGACGATTAGAGCCATATGACAAAGGGCAAATCATCTATGATGGCACCTCTCTTAAAGACATTAAGCCCTCTGTTTTCTTTAGAGATTACTTGGGATATTTATTTCAAGATTTTGGCTTAATTGAAAGCCAAACGGTTAAAGAGAATCTCAATCTGGGTTTAGTTGGTAAAAAGTTGAAAGAAAAAGAGAAAATCTCTTTGATGAAACAAGCTCTAAACCGTGTAAACCTATCCTATTTGGACTTAAAGCAACCTATATTTGAGTTATCAGGAGGAGAAGCACAACGTGTTGCACTAGCGAAGATAATTTTAAAGGATCCACCTTTGATTCTCGCAGATGAACCAACCGCTTCCTTAGACCCCAAAAACTCTGAGGAATTACTTTCTATCCTAGAATCTTTAAAAAATCCGAATCGAACTATTATTATTGCGACCCACAATCCTCTGATTTGGGAACAAGTGGACCAAGTTATTCGAGTTACCGATTTATCACATAGATGA